Proteins from a genomic interval of Natranaerobius trueperi:
- a CDS encoding ferrous iron transporter B gives MRDSQEKSNILLIGPPNIGKSVIFNNLTGLDISIANYVGTTVEYTVGEIDIDGTKANLIDVPGTYTLEASNEAEQVAIDMLQGNANEKNNSHCSDINDVNDVDVSKKPAAVICVLDAYNLESSLYLLQQVLQYNLPTAAVINRMDLIEERGEKIDIEYLSKVLGITIVPTVAVEKKGFEKVNEVISSFMTVGSTTETKSFNHYQSENLWKKAEEITEKVKTKPETTIESTRQKWGELLVRPWPGLPISILIILLAFGAIVGIGMGIRQYILLPFFLNLIIPSLVGLVEPFLPDGLIYGVLIGEYGLLIKGLEWPFTLVLPYVISFYSVLSVMEDSGYLPRLGGLLDGILNKFGLPGSSVVPLLLGYGCGIPAIMATRSLNSYKERLTVSTLVSLAIPCVAQSGAFVALLAERSISVLIAVFLFSLIVLFLAGITLDKTLPGARPYTIMEIPELLPPRKNVVLKKVWLRMKNYIFDGALPMIGIIGIAALLYESGVMEIVGQVLSPLVVNWLNLPAEASTPLVLGVFRRELTVIPLIEMDLTTLQLFTGAIVGLFYVPCVAIIAALAREFDFKAAAFILILTTVTAFGIGGLIARIGALFL, from the coding sequence GTGAGAGATAGCCAAGAAAAGAGTAATATCCTTTTAATTGGTCCTCCTAATATAGGAAAAAGTGTTATTTTTAATAATTTAACTGGATTAGATATAAGTATTGCTAATTATGTAGGTACAACAGTTGAATATACAGTTGGAGAAATAGATATAGATGGTACTAAAGCAAACCTAATAGATGTACCCGGAACTTATACATTAGAAGCTTCTAACGAGGCAGAACAGGTTGCTATAGATATGCTTCAAGGTAACGCAAATGAAAAAAATAATTCACACTGCTCTGATATTAATGATGTTAATGATGTAGATGTATCTAAGAAACCTGCGGCAGTAATTTGTGTTTTAGATGCTTATAACTTAGAAAGCAGTTTATATCTTTTACAACAAGTACTTCAATACAATTTACCTACAGCAGCTGTTATTAACAGAATGGATTTAATTGAAGAACGTGGTGAGAAAATTGATATTGAATATCTAAGTAAAGTTTTAGGTATTACAATTGTACCTACTGTTGCAGTAGAAAAAAAAGGATTTGAAAAAGTAAATGAAGTCATTTCAAGCTTCATGACAGTAGGATCTACGACTGAAACTAAATCTTTTAATCATTATCAAAGTGAAAACCTTTGGAAAAAAGCTGAAGAAATAACAGAAAAAGTTAAAACTAAACCGGAGACTACAATTGAATCTACAAGGCAAAAATGGGGTGAATTACTAGTAAGACCTTGGCCTGGATTGCCTATTAGTATTTTGATCATACTTTTAGCTTTTGGTGCAATTGTCGGAATAGGAATGGGAATTCGACAGTATATTCTATTACCATTTTTTCTTAATTTGATAATTCCGTCACTGGTAGGGTTAGTAGAGCCATTTTTACCTGACGGGTTAATTTACGGTGTTTTAATAGGTGAGTATGGGCTTTTAATTAAAGGGTTAGAGTGGCCGTTTACATTAGTATTACCTTATGTTATTTCATTTTATAGCGTATTAAGTGTTATGGAAGATAGTGGGTATTTACCTAGGCTTGGCGGTTTATTAGATGGGATATTAAATAAATTTGGCCTACCTGGTTCTAGTGTAGTACCTCTTTTATTAGGGTATGGATGTGGGATACCAGCAATTATGGCAACTCGCTCTTTAAATTCTTATAAAGAACGATTAACAGTCTCTACTCTTGTATCACTAGCAATTCCTTGTGTTGCGCAATCAGGAGCTTTTGTTGCCTTATTAGCAGAAAGATCTATTTCTGTATTGATAGCTGTATTTTTATTTTCACTGATAGTATTATTTTTAGCAGGAATTACCCTTGATAAAACATTACCAGGGGCTAGGCCTTATACAATTATGGAAATACCTGAATTATTACCACCTAGAAAAAATGTAGTATTAAAAAAAGTATGGCTGAGAATGAAGAACTATATCTTTGATGGTGCGCTACCTATGATCGGTATAATCGGTATAGCAGCACTATTATATGAATCGGGTGTAATGGAAATAGTAGGACAAGTATTAAGTCCATTAGTTGTTAATTGGTTAAACCTACCTGCAGAGGCTTCTACACCTTTAGTATTAGGTGTGTTTAGACGAGAATTAACAGTCATACCTCTAATAGAAATGGATTTAACTACATTACAATTATTTACAGGAGCGATTGTCGGACTATTTTATGTACCATGTGTTGCAATAATTGCAGCTCTTGCACGTGAGTTTGATTTCAAAGCTGCAGCATTTATTCTGATATTAACAACAGTTACGGCCTTTGGTATAGGTGGATTAATAGCTCGAATAGGTGCATTATTTTTATAA
- a CDS encoding phosphoglucomutase/phosphomannomutase family protein, with protein MGIKFGTDGWRAVIAEDFTFKNVEIVTQGIADYLNEASQTEKVLVIGYDNRFLSPEFSKRAAEVLMANGLNILISDKAMPTPVTAYSVVEKHAVGALMFTASHNPPSHNGVKFIPYYGGPALPEITDSIEKHVRKVQESLDIKHIPYTKGQEQGKVREINVMDQYITKLKDLVDQDVIANSGLKIAVDPMYGAGVGYLDRVLTELGCNVTAINNYRDPLFGGKMPEPSEKVLDELTQMVKDNNYDVGLAMDGDADRFGIIDKDGTFITANQVLSMLYLHLLKKGEKGPVTKTVSTTQMLNRIAKHYGEQILETPVGFKYIGKNLMEEGCVLGGEESGGLSILGHVPEKDGILACLLIVELIAKEGTSLSDILQEIDEKYGKLVNERIDVHTTYEEKERVLSLLEKWQPEELGHKQVVDISKVDGLKVSLDDGSWVLIRPSGTESLFRIYGETTDLEQLRLLQNDVRSALNI; from the coding sequence ATGGGCATTAAATTTGGAACTGATGGCTGGAGAGCTGTTATAGCTGAAGATTTCACATTTAAGAACGTAGAAATTGTGACACAAGGAATAGCTGATTATTTAAATGAAGCCAGTCAAACAGAAAAAGTGTTAGTAATTGGATATGATAATCGTTTTTTATCACCAGAGTTTTCTAAACGAGCAGCTGAAGTATTGATGGCAAATGGTTTAAATATACTCATTAGTGATAAAGCTATGCCAACTCCGGTGACTGCTTATAGTGTAGTTGAAAAACATGCAGTTGGAGCATTAATGTTTACTGCTAGTCATAATCCACCATCTCACAATGGAGTAAAATTCATTCCATATTATGGTGGACCAGCACTCCCTGAAATCACAGACTCTATAGAGAAACATGTGAGAAAAGTACAAGAAAGTTTAGATATTAAACATATCCCATATACCAAAGGACAAGAGCAAGGTAAGGTTAGAGAAATTAATGTAATGGATCAGTATATAACTAAGCTAAAAGATTTAGTTGATCAAGATGTTATAGCTAACTCAGGACTTAAGATAGCAGTTGATCCTATGTATGGTGCTGGAGTAGGTTATTTAGATCGTGTTTTAACTGAATTAGGATGTAATGTAACAGCTATTAACAACTACCGTGACCCATTATTTGGTGGTAAAATGCCAGAACCTAGTGAAAAGGTATTAGATGAATTAACACAAATGGTAAAAGATAATAATTACGATGTTGGACTCGCAATGGATGGTGATGCTGATAGATTTGGAATTATTGATAAAGACGGTACATTTATAACAGCAAACCAAGTTCTTTCAATGTTATATCTACATTTACTAAAAAAAGGTGAAAAAGGACCAGTTACTAAAACGGTTTCTACTACCCAAATGTTAAATAGGATTGCAAAACATTATGGTGAACAAATCCTAGAAACGCCTGTAGGTTTTAAGTATATTGGAAAAAATTTAATGGAAGAAGGGTGTGTACTAGGTGGTGAAGAAAGTGGAGGATTGAGTATTTTAGGACATGTTCCAGAAAAGGATGGTATATTAGCTTGTCTGTTAATAGTAGAACTAATAGCAAAAGAAGGTACATCGTTAAGTGATATTTTACAGGAGATAGATGAAAAATACGGAAAATTAGTGAATGAAAGAATAGATGTGCATACTACTTATGAAGAAAAAGAACGTGTATTAAGCTTATTAGAGAAATGGCAACCAGAAGAGTTAGGTCATAAACAGGTAGTAGATATATCTAAAGTCGATGGATTAAAGGTTAGCTTAGATGACGGTAGTTGGGTACTTATTAGACCTTCTGGTACTGAGTCGTTATTTAGAATTTATGGTGAAACTACTGATCTAGAACAATTACGCCTTTTACAAAATGATGTGCGAAGTGCGTTAAATATCTAG
- a CDS encoding adenosylhomocysteinase encodes MSSEVNLKEAGKQKIEWARNRMPVLESISKRWSQEKPLAGVKVGACLHVTSKTANLLITLIDGGADVSLCGSNPLSTQDDVAKALNEVYGVPTYAKRGEDKESFYNRILTVLDMKPDITVDDGADLINTLHSERTELLKNVLGGTEETTTGVTRLKAMAKDNRLNYPVIAVNDAMTKHMFDNRYGTGQSTIDGLMRATNYLLAGAKFVVVGYGWCGRGVAKDAKGLGARVTVVEVDPVRALEASLDGFDVKSMDRAAAKADFIVTTTGNKNVVDKHHLEQIKDGCILSNAGHFNVEINIEALEEMSNGKQTVRKDVEEYQLNNGKKVYTIGEGRLVNLSAGEGHPADVMDMSFSNQALSVEYIAKGDHNLKNDVYSVPKHIDESIAKLKLEAMGMELERLTSEQVEYLNSWKIGT; translated from the coding sequence TTGAGTTCAGAAGTTAATTTAAAAGAAGCAGGAAAACAAAAGATTGAATGGGCTAGAAATCGTATGCCTGTACTAGAAAGTATCTCTAAAAGGTGGTCACAAGAAAAGCCTTTAGCAGGAGTTAAAGTAGGTGCTTGTCTTCATGTAACCTCTAAAACCGCTAACTTACTAATAACATTAATAGATGGAGGAGCTGACGTTTCTTTATGTGGTTCTAACCCACTTAGTACACAAGATGATGTTGCAAAAGCTTTAAATGAAGTTTATGGAGTTCCTACTTATGCGAAGCGAGGAGAAGATAAAGAATCTTTTTATAATAGAATTCTAACTGTACTAGATATGAAACCAGATATAACAGTAGATGATGGTGCTGATTTAATAAATACTCTTCATAGTGAAAGAACTGAACTGTTAAAAAATGTCTTAGGAGGAACAGAAGAAACCACAACTGGCGTTACACGTTTAAAGGCCATGGCAAAAGATAATCGCTTGAATTATCCTGTTATTGCAGTTAATGATGCCATGACTAAACATATGTTCGACAATCGATATGGTACAGGTCAATCAACAATTGATGGGTTAATGAGAGCAACTAATTACTTATTAGCAGGTGCAAAGTTTGTAGTAGTCGGTTATGGATGGTGTGGAAGAGGAGTAGCAAAAGATGCTAAAGGATTAGGTGCTCGAGTTACAGTAGTAGAAGTTGATCCTGTGAGAGCATTAGAAGCTTCTTTAGATGGTTTTGATGTAAAGAGTATGGATAGAGCTGCAGCTAAGGCCGACTTTATAGTAACTACAACTGGCAATAAAAATGTAGTAGATAAGCATCACCTAGAACAAATTAAAGATGGTTGTATTTTATCTAATGCTGGTCATTTTAATGTAGAAATAAATATAGAAGCATTAGAAGAAATGTCTAATGGAAAACAGACTGTTAGAAAGGATGTTGAAGAATATCAGCTTAATAATGGGAAAAAAGTTTATACAATTGGTGAGGGACGCTTAGTTAACTTATCAGCAGGTGAAGGTCATCCCGCTGATGTTATGGATATGAGCTTTTCAAATCAGGCGTTATCTGTTGAATATATAGCTAAAGGAGATCATAACTTAAAGAATGATGTCTATTCTGTACCAAAACATATTGATGAAAGTATAGCTAAATTAAAATTAGAAGCTATGGGTATGGAACTAGAAAGATTGACTAGTGAGCAAGTAGAATATCTGAACTCATGGAAGATCGGTACTTAA
- a CDS encoding SAM-dependent methyltransferase produces MKKAFAKLEKVSCNFYPSFLIYSNFYSNVVKKEVELAEIDSNDTVLNIGCGAIPCTAIHVAKLSGANVIALDRDEEAVRRARHSLNKFGLDDKIKIIYADGSLNIPNDFTVAMVALQVDKKEEVLKNLQQKAKPGARAIFRQPVKEYRLEYGYLSKKYPPDAKVSQKMKTFKDSYLYKLQ; encoded by the coding sequence ATGAAAAAAGCATTTGCTAAACTAGAAAAGGTGAGTTGTAACTTTTATCCTTCTTTTCTGATCTATTCTAATTTTTACTCAAATGTAGTAAAAAAGGAAGTAGAATTAGCAGAAATTGATTCAAATGATACTGTCTTGAATATTGGGTGTGGTGCTATACCATGTACAGCAATCCATGTTGCGAAACTTTCTGGCGCTAATGTTATTGCCTTAGATCGTGATGAGGAGGCAGTTAGAAGAGCGAGACATAGTTTAAATAAATTTGGTTTAGACGATAAAATTAAAATTATCTATGCAGATGGTAGTTTAAATATACCCAATGATTTTACAGTTGCAATGGTAGCATTACAAGTTGATAAAAAAGAAGAAGTACTAAAAAATTTACAACAAAAGGCTAAACCGGGTGCTCGTGCTATCTTTCGACAACCAGTAAAAGAATATCGTCTAGAATATGGTTATTTATCCAAAAAATACCCACCAGATGCTAAAGTATCTCAAAAGATGAAAACATTTAAAGACTCCTATTTATACAAGTTACAATAG
- a CDS encoding lysylphosphatidylglycerol synthase transmembrane domain-containing protein — protein MRKSLLLVLGIVVITGIVLLLGFDDVYEVLRRITFVEFLFMTIFQVGTLFLTAFIWHYLIKQKNSYIALTYVFSISLAGKFVESVTPSVKIGGETLKMYLIRKKTGLSYQALTAIAVVSKFFSLLPFILISFITLSFAFFVFELPIFVYIAFIGLLLFFILFIVFFKFNRISFSYKEEQNNLLLQKLKRGIKKAHDFIKESSETSRDLVAKPTQKITLFTLGLIVWAFYPIKVYMVSAMLGFDLNPAVVIVATYTAYLVSMVPLLPGGLATFEGTMALLLSYDGLMTSEAFSIALMTRVFTFWVPLIIAAFVTVFLIPKINKENLTEDEDGDLCER, from the coding sequence ATGAGAAAATCTTTATTGTTAGTATTAGGTATTGTCGTTATAACAGGTATAGTTTTATTATTAGGTTTCGATGATGTTTATGAAGTGCTTAGAAGGATAACTTTTGTAGAATTTTTATTTATGACTATTTTTCAGGTTGGGACACTCTTTTTAACTGCTTTTATTTGGCATTACCTGATAAAACAAAAAAATTCATATATTGCTCTAACTTATGTGTTCTCAATCAGTTTAGCAGGTAAATTTGTAGAGAGTGTTACCCCTTCAGTAAAAATAGGTGGCGAAACCCTTAAAATGTACCTAATAAGAAAGAAAACTGGGTTGTCCTACCAGGCTCTGACTGCTATAGCTGTAGTGAGCAAGTTTTTCTCTTTATTACCGTTTATATTAATAAGTTTTATTACATTAAGTTTTGCTTTTTTTGTTTTTGAATTACCGATTTTTGTTTATATAGCTTTTATTGGTTTATTGTTATTTTTTATTTTATTTATTGTATTTTTTAAATTTAATCGAATAAGTTTTTCTTATAAAGAAGAACAAAATAATTTGCTATTACAAAAATTAAAACGAGGTATAAAGAAAGCTCATGATTTTATTAAAGAATCTTCAGAGACATCAAGAGATCTAGTTGCTAAGCCTACTCAAAAAATTACTCTATTTACTCTTGGTCTCATAGTATGGGCTTTTTACCCTATTAAAGTGTATATGGTGTCTGCAATGCTTGGATTTGATTTAAATCCAGCAGTAGTCATAGTTGCTACCTATACTGCTTACCTTGTAAGTATGGTTCCTTTATTACCAGGGGGACTTGCAACCTTTGAAGGGACGATGGCTTTGTTGTTATCTTATGATGGACTAATGACTTCTGAAGCTTTTTCAATTGCACTCATGACTAGAGTTTTTACTTTTTGGGTTCCATTAATAATTGCTGCATTTGTGACAGTTTTCTTAATCCCAAAGATAAATAAAGAAAATCTGACGGAAGATGAGGACGGTGATTTATGTGAGAGATAG
- a CDS encoding zinc ribbon domain-containing protein: MEYKVKLRGIAVGYVDPKYTSQTCPICRNRNHVKDRNYQCSCGFKTHRDRVAGMNIIHAPVIDGVA; the protein is encoded by the coding sequence ATTGAGTACAAAGTAAAACTAAGAGGTATAGCAGTAGGATATGTAGATCCAAAATATACGAGTCAAACTTGTCCCATATGTAGAAATCGCAACCATGTAAAAGACAGAAACTATCAATGCTCATGTGGTTTTAAAACCCACCGAGATCGGGTAGCAGGAATGAACATCATCCATGCACCTGTGATAGATGGAGTAGCGTAA
- a CDS encoding FeoA family protein: MAMLKQEILREVPLDHLKEGQHGVINQTPSNPLLASLGFREGKHVTIKAKEIFKGPLICSIDDRNVAISRDVAKKVLIETY, translated from the coding sequence ATGGCTATGTTAAAACAAGAAATTTTAAGAGAAGTTCCTCTTGACCACTTAAAAGAGGGGCAACATGGTGTGATAAATCAGACTCCTTCTAATCCTTTACTAGCTTCACTGGGATTTAGAGAAGGAAAGCATGTAACAATTAAAGCAAAAGAAATTTTTAAAGGACCATTAATTTGTTCTATTGATGATAGAAATGTTGCAATAAGTCGGGATGTTGCAAAAAAAGTTTTGATAGAAACTTATTAG
- a CDS encoding metallophosphoesterase family protein: MLKVFHTGDNHLGMTFSGRNYSKDLRNQLRQARFDNLQKLVTIANEEKCHLFIIAGDLFHRPNVSNKRVIETVRILSEFNGCVVVLPGNHDYFHSESNLWNTFMEHTPEHVLVLKDLEPYSLEEFGLNIVLYPAPCNDKWSCENKIGWIEEHTRSNDLWHLGIAHGSVKGISPDFDERYFPMSEEEIRKTKLDHIFLGHTHLPYPEKSIVDLSSVGFSYAGTSEPDGFDCNHPGYARLTTFNEDRITSQCIETGEFRFKELDLEIDKVEEIEEINLNNITDSPSEKLLLKINITGAISREEYRELTASIENLRTKALHLDVNLDNLQFEVTKESIADEFSEGSFPYMLLNRLAEKDDRTALQLADELIGRVRE, encoded by the coding sequence GTGCTTAAAGTTTTTCATACAGGAGATAATCATTTAGGTATGACTTTTAGTGGAAGAAATTACTCAAAAGATTTACGAAATCAGCTTAGACAAGCAAGGTTTGATAATTTACAAAAACTAGTAACTATAGCTAATGAAGAAAAGTGTCATTTATTTATAATAGCTGGTGATTTATTTCATCGTCCTAATGTTTCAAATAAACGAGTTATAGAAACTGTACGCATATTATCAGAGTTTAATGGGTGTGTTGTAGTTTTACCTGGAAATCACGATTATTTCCATTCTGAAAGTAATTTATGGAATACCTTTATGGAACATACTCCAGAACATGTTTTGGTATTAAAAGATTTAGAACCATATTCCTTAGAGGAATTTGGACTTAATATAGTATTGTATCCAGCGCCTTGTAATGATAAATGGTCTTGTGAAAACAAAATAGGATGGATTGAAGAACATACTAGATCTAATGATTTATGGCATTTAGGAATTGCTCATGGTTCAGTAAAGGGTATATCGCCTGATTTTGATGAACGGTATTTTCCAATGAGTGAAGAAGAAATACGAAAAACAAAATTAGATCATATCTTTTTAGGACATACTCATCTACCTTATCCAGAAAAAAGTATAGTAGACCTATCGTCTGTAGGTTTTTCTTATGCAGGAACTTCAGAACCTGATGGGTTTGATTGTAATCACCCTGGTTATGCTAGATTAACTACTTTTAATGAAGACAGGATAACTTCACAATGTATTGAAACTGGTGAGTTTAGGTTTAAAGAGTTAGATTTAGAAATAGACAAAGTTGAAGAAATAGAAGAAATAAATCTTAATAATATAACTGATAGTCCCTCAGAAAAATTATTACTTAAGATCAATATAACTGGAGCCATTTCTAGAGAGGAATATCGAGAGCTTACAGCTAGTATAGAAAATCTTCGAACAAAGGCGCTACACTTAGATGTAAATTTAGATAACTTACAATTTGAAGTTACAAAAGAGAGTATAGCAGATGAATTTTCTGAAGGGTCGTTTCCATATATGTTATTAAATAGACTTGCAGAAAAAGATGATAGAACTGCATTGCAGTTGGCTGATGAGCTCATTGGGAGGGTTAGAGAATGA
- a CDS encoding methylglyoxal synthase yields MRIALIAHDNKKEEMLQFVKTHQEQFKKHILSATNSTGKMIKENTLLDVYCHLSGPLGGDQQIGSEIATGNVDLVIFLRDPLTAQPHEPDITALLRICDVHNIPVSTNLATAEVLIHSTS; encoded by the coding sequence TTGAGGATTGCATTAATTGCACATGACAATAAAAAGGAAGAAATGCTTCAATTTGTAAAGACTCATCAAGAGCAATTTAAAAAACATATTTTATCTGCTACTAATAGTACTGGAAAAATGATTAAAGAAAATACTTTACTCGACGTTTATTGCCATTTGTCAGGACCACTTGGGGGGGACCAACAGATTGGTAGCGAAATTGCTACTGGAAATGTGGACTTAGTAATTTTTTTACGTGACCCATTAACTGCACAACCCCATGAGCCTGATATTACAGCTCTATTACGTATATGTGATGTCCACAATATTCCAGTCTCTACTAACCTAGCAACAGCTGAAGTACTAATTCACAGCACATCTTAA
- a CDS encoding septal ring lytic transglycosylase RlpA family protein, giving the protein MKIRKSFKFTLVISFFSLLFMGTSIVQGHEKVSVLVNDNEINFHDQKPYIDNNSRTQVPIRAISETLGANVDWISNSNNGQVQIKHNDNTEILFTIGESHFLRNGETIKMDTKPKITNNQRTVLPLRAMTEALGIQVDWDGTNKHVLITTDNDINDNYIKDNDEHEVTETMNGTASWYGSDFHGSNTASGETYDKNALTAAHPTLPFGTNVRVTFKRTNESVIVRINDRGPFSPDRIIDLSKKAADTIGLKPHGLGEVTIEVLDK; this is encoded by the coding sequence ATGAAGATAAGAAAATCATTCAAGTTTACTTTAGTAATCAGTTTTTTCTCTTTACTATTCATGGGAACAAGTATTGTTCAAGGTCATGAGAAAGTTTCTGTATTAGTAAATGACAATGAAATTAATTTCCATGATCAAAAACCTTATATCGATAATAATTCTAGAACGCAAGTTCCTATAAGAGCTATTAGTGAAACTTTAGGGGCTAATGTAGATTGGATAAGTAACTCAAATAACGGACAAGTACAAATAAAACATAATGATAATACAGAAATTTTATTTACCATTGGAGAGTCACACTTTTTACGTAATGGCGAGACTATAAAAATGGATACTAAACCTAAAATAACTAACAACCAAAGAACTGTCCTTCCTTTAAGAGCAATGACTGAAGCTTTAGGCATACAAGTAGATTGGGATGGAACAAATAAGCACGTACTCATAACAACAGATAATGATATTAATGACAATTACATTAAGGATAATGACGAACATGAAGTAACTGAAACAATGAATGGAACAGCTTCATGGTATGGTTCTGATTTTCATGGTTCTAATACAGCTAGTGGTGAAACTTACGACAAAAACGCCTTAACTGCTGCTCACCCTACACTTCCCTTTGGTACTAATGTAAGGGTTACTTTTAAAAGAACAAATGAAAGTGTTATTGTACGAATAAATGATAGAGGTCCATTTTCTCCTGATCGGATTATCGATCTATCAAAAAAAGCAGCTGATACAATCGGATTAAAACCTCATGGTTTAGGTGAAGTAACAATTGAAGTTCTAGACAAATAG